In Candidatus Binatia bacterium, one DNA window encodes the following:
- a CDS encoding fatty acid desaturase, which produces MEQTLPQASQNEAPTDARATRASRMFPGSPDLSALASTDGRLWRDVRRTLDARYSRIWMDIAGRYLCMFSLLAISCGIAAGWGNGVGLLLAPVWAVGMGFWFATIVLFMHEAAHYNLASDKARNDRLANGLVCLLIGDDIRHYRALHWKHHLKLGEVDDSEVSYHYAPDLRFALETLCGVHAWRVFQNHRARGVGNTSEEGQVRDRFALVRGLSFHAMILGFLIVSGFWSSAVAWVLAVGVVFPYLSALRQQLEHRSLDAGSREDFARKPHGAINRMFARTVGARAFGSAGFWRHLLHHWDPTVSYTRYDDLEDFLMGTPLAEEIDEARTSYLTVWRGLVRQGVPEGG; this is translated from the coding sequence ATGGAACAAACTCTCCCCCAAGCCTCGCAGAACGAGGCCCCGACAGATGCTCGAGCCACGCGAGCCTCCCGCATGTTCCCCGGCTCCCCGGATCTGAGCGCACTCGCGAGCACGGATGGCCGACTGTGGCGTGATGTTCGTCGCACTCTGGACGCTCGTTATTCGAGGATCTGGATGGATATTGCGGGCCGGTATCTTTGCATGTTCAGCCTTTTGGCGATTTCCTGCGGAATCGCTGCGGGGTGGGGCAATGGTGTGGGTCTTCTACTGGCACCGGTGTGGGCGGTCGGCATGGGCTTTTGGTTCGCGACGATCGTCCTGTTCATGCACGAGGCAGCACATTATAATTTGGCAAGCGACAAGGCCCGGAACGATCGACTCGCCAACGGTTTGGTATGCCTTCTGATCGGCGACGATATCCGCCACTACCGGGCGTTGCATTGGAAGCATCACCTCAAACTGGGCGAGGTCGATGATTCGGAAGTGTCGTACCATTATGCCCCGGATTTGCGGTTTGCCCTCGAGACACTCTGTGGTGTTCACGCGTGGCGAGTGTTTCAGAATCACCGCGCCCGGGGTGTCGGGAATACCTCGGAGGAGGGCCAGGTCCGAGATCGTTTCGCCCTTGTGCGAGGTCTCTCCTTCCACGCCATGATTCTTGGTTTTCTGATTGTCTCGGGTTTCTGGTCGTCGGCAGTGGCGTGGGTTCTGGCGGTCGGGGTTGTTTTTCCCTACCTGTCGGCCCTCCGTCAGCAGTTGGAGCACCGATCTCTTGACGCCGGTTCCCGCGAGGATTTCGCACGCAAGCCCCATGGCGCCATCAATCGAATGTTTGCTCGCACTGTCGGAGCGCGAGCGTTCGGGAGTGCTGGATTCTGGCGCCACCTCCTCCACCATTGGGATCCAACGGTCTCCTACACGCGCTATGACGATTTGGAGGATTTCCTGATGGGGACGCCGCTGGCTGAGGAGATAGACGAGGCCCGCACCTCGTATCTGACCGTCTGGCGGGGGCTTGTGCGCCAAGGTGTTCCCGAGGGAGGCTGA
- a CDS encoding FkbM family methyltransferase: protein MDRHIALRTICRTVALFLGLSAAPLAHGDPYPSVDLRVPGLPPTQLYTNPDDSTIRAVLEQDHVWEDLETRWILHTIRRGDIFVDVGANIGYYTVVAAKIVGEEGHVYAFEPDPTSFAILKANVERNGLTNVTLEQKALSNEPGSLRLFLAHENKGDHRIFDEEGAARPFLDVEALRLDDYAPIQGKKVDFIKVDTQGAEGIILEGMTQTIAANPKMVMVMEYTPSSLRAVGTDPADFLSNLQEMDFRFFNLGMGFGAVVPQALRSDALHTSGDQFANLYMLPGLSRLQAMDARVFLAAEALGKAAAEADSASWEASQLAALQANPWQAPEISGQAIGGNVEIPSNHGCLELSEAGPYMITLANVAAEVRGLRLRSRSVGAASGVVAINAIAAFPAEGSKGEDLSKTPLFRPREPAIALFPGSAELRLRSGSPDIVQMSLPPEAIAKGGYTLEILVDWPENVPGRFCALISRMPRPLNFDAEVALRTAAEERGARLSEVALIDFRDRSPQFSSLRQRLEEAKQERRNFQTLSPGSIQSWIREPDER from the coding sequence ATGGATCGCCACATCGCTCTACGGACCATTTGTCGCACGGTTGCTCTCTTTTTGGGATTAAGTGCGGCTCCTTTGGCGCACGGTGATCCCTATCCCAGTGTAGATCTACGAGTCCCGGGACTTCCACCGACGCAGCTCTATACGAACCCCGATGATTCCACGATCCGGGCGGTCCTTGAGCAGGACCATGTGTGGGAAGACCTGGAGACACGATGGATCCTCCACACGATTCGACGTGGGGATATCTTTGTCGATGTTGGAGCGAATATTGGCTACTACACTGTGGTTGCTGCGAAAATCGTGGGCGAAGAAGGCCATGTTTATGCGTTCGAGCCGGATCCGACGAGCTTTGCGATCCTCAAGGCGAACGTGGAGCGCAACGGTTTGACCAATGTGACCCTCGAGCAGAAGGCGCTTTCCAATGAACCGGGAAGCCTGCGCCTGTTTCTCGCTCACGAGAACAAGGGCGACCACCGAATTTTCGACGAGGAGGGCGCGGCGAGGCCCTTCCTCGACGTCGAGGCTCTCCGTCTCGACGACTATGCGCCGATCCAGGGTAAAAAAGTCGACTTCATCAAAGTGGATACGCAGGGGGCAGAAGGCATCATTCTGGAGGGGATGACCCAGACCATTGCCGCGAATCCCAAGATGGTGATGGTGATGGAGTACACACCTTCTTCCTTGCGCGCGGTGGGTACCGATCCCGCCGATTTCCTGTCCAACCTGCAGGAAATGGATTTTCGGTTTTTCAATCTGGGAATGGGGTTCGGTGCGGTCGTTCCGCAAGCTTTGCGTTCGGATGCCCTGCATACGTCGGGCGATCAATTTGCAAATCTCTACATGCTGCCGGGGCTATCACGCTTGCAGGCAATGGATGCGCGCGTCTTCCTCGCGGCAGAAGCTCTCGGCAAAGCGGCGGCCGAGGCTGATTCGGCCTCATGGGAGGCGTCTCAGTTGGCGGCCTTGCAGGCGAACCCATGGCAGGCTCCGGAGATTTCAGGCCAGGCGATTGGCGGTAATGTCGAGATCCCGAGCAATCATGGCTGTCTGGAGCTTTCTGAAGCAGGCCCTTATATGATTACGCTGGCGAACGTGGCCGCTGAGGTTAGAGGTCTTCGCCTCCGGAGTCGCTCCGTCGGTGCGGCGTCTGGTGTGGTGGCGATCAATGCGATCGCTGCCTTCCCGGCCGAGGGCTCAAAGGGGGAAGATTTATCGAAGACGCCGCTCTTTCGGCCCCGGGAGCCTGCGATCGCATTGTTTCCGGGTTCGGCCGAGTTGCGGTTGCGGTCTGGCTCGCCAGATATCGTTCAGATGTCCTTGCCCCCCGAGGCTATCGCCAAGGGTGGCTATACACTTGAAATTCTTGTGGACTGGCCCGAGAACGTGCCAGGGCGTTTTTGTGCGCTGATCTCGAGGATGCCGAGGCCCTTGAACTTTGATGCTGAGGTGGCTCTGCGCACAGCGGCGGAGGAACGGGGCGCGCGCTTGTCCGAGGTTGCCCTGATCGATTTCAGGGATCGCTCACCGCAATTTTCTTCTCTGAGACAACGCTTGGAGGAGGCAAAACAGGAACGCCGTAATTTTCAGACGCTCAGTCCGGGTTCGATCCAGAGTTGGATCCGCGAGCCTGACGAGCGTTGA
- a CDS encoding APC family permease — MKTSTGHIGVGMGVGLVLANMIGAGVLLSAGFMAESMGPGEILLSWVFGLVVALCGTRAYGFVAAVSQKSGGEYRYLTDYLHPFAGFLAGASSLVLGFAAPIAVDAIAIGSYASILGAPMPPRFIGAVVVVTLALVHTWGFRTSDRIQNLLVIGKLLALLAFVAVGFAYGSSAWPTWTPAETRNSFPVEAFFANQYWIVFAFAGWNAAIYAAAEFRDPLRDVPRAMFLGCALVGLLYLLVNWIFVANMTAEMGRVVYDYETTRITLGHAIMERLLGTQGAVFASVLVILAFLAAISAMTFVGPRVYAEMGRDGVLPEFFAGTSEKPPWAATALQTAIALIFLLRSDVLSAVGVVGALLMLSSAATCLCVFAIHRRADLPNASRLDRLAAGAYIFAMSWCIWLGWSTFGGDVLSVGGVILAAALLFSWRRRRPTVEPR; from the coding sequence ATGAAGACTTCGACCGGCCATATTGGCGTCGGCATGGGTGTCGGGCTCGTGCTGGCGAACATGATCGGTGCAGGCGTGCTTCTGAGCGCGGGATTCATGGCAGAAAGCATGGGCCCCGGTGAGATTCTTCTTTCCTGGGTGTTCGGGCTGGTCGTCGCGCTGTGCGGAACCAGGGCGTACGGATTCGTCGCTGCCGTCAGTCAGAAATCCGGTGGCGAGTACCGCTATCTGACGGACTACCTTCACCCGTTCGCGGGATTTCTGGCAGGTGCCTCCTCCCTCGTTCTCGGGTTTGCCGCCCCGATCGCCGTCGATGCCATCGCCATTGGTTCCTATGCCTCGATCCTTGGGGCACCGATGCCACCGCGATTCATCGGCGCGGTCGTCGTCGTCACCTTGGCGCTGGTACACACTTGGGGATTTCGGACCTCCGATCGGATTCAGAATCTGTTGGTCATAGGGAAGCTGCTGGCGCTATTGGCTTTTGTCGCCGTGGGCTTCGCATACGGCTCCTCCGCATGGCCCACCTGGACACCGGCCGAAACTCGAAACAGCTTTCCGGTCGAAGCGTTTTTCGCCAATCAATACTGGATCGTATTTGCTTTCGCCGGCTGGAATGCCGCAATCTACGCAGCCGCTGAATTTCGTGATCCCCTTCGAGACGTACCTCGCGCCATGTTTCTCGGCTGCGCGCTGGTTGGCTTGCTCTACCTCCTGGTGAACTGGATCTTCGTAGCCAATATGACAGCGGAAATGGGCCGAGTTGTCTACGACTACGAAACGACCCGCATCACCCTCGGTCATGCCATCATGGAGCGACTTCTGGGAACACAGGGGGCGGTATTCGCGTCGGTCCTCGTTATTCTGGCCTTTCTTGCCGCTATAAGCGCCATGACGTTTGTGGGCCCTCGCGTTTATGCCGAAATGGGCCGAGACGGGGTTCTGCCGGAGTTCTTCGCCGGCACGAGCGAAAAGCCGCCCTGGGCCGCAACAGCCTTGCAAACCGCAATCGCCCTGATTTTCCTCCTCCGCTCGGACGTCCTCAGTGCGGTAGGCGTCGTCGGAGCTCTGCTGATGCTCTCGAGTGCGGCCACGTGTCTCTGTGTATTCGCGATTCATCGCCGCGCCGATCTCCCCAACGCCTCGCGACTCGACCGCCTTGCCGCAGGAGCCTATATCTTCGCCATGAGCTGGTGTATCTGGCTGGGATGGAGCACTTTCGGCGGGGACGTCCTGTCCGTTGGCGGAGTGATTCTCGCCGCGGCTCTGCTTTTTTCGTGGAGACGAAGACGCCCGACGGTAGAGCCGAGATAA
- a CDS encoding class I SAM-dependent methyltransferase, producing the protein MGPKLATEHGGCALCGSMEGTLLAQGYDFEYLTTREEFSFWRCSCGGTFLHPRPAPTALPTIYPENYYSYNFQDKLGPLVMRFKSLTERAKVAAYTPYLRPQARVLDIGCGDGHVLRQLDDNYSPPLDLEGVEFSEHGVAATQSLGYRVHVGPIEEVELPEAAFDLVIMNQLIEHVRDPKAVLRKIARALAPGGHLFIETPNIDSLDARLFRKRYWGGYHLPRHFHLFDTVSLGRIVEESGLRTISQKPLVCPQFWIISVQNWLKDRGATKLAEWISPFNPLLLAPATVIELIHQRVSWTSNQQVVAQAASSAQGKS; encoded by the coding sequence ATGGGTCCAAAGCTAGCCACAGAGCACGGCGGGTGCGCCCTCTGCGGATCGATGGAGGGAACGCTCCTCGCGCAGGGGTACGACTTCGAATACCTGACCACGCGCGAGGAGTTCTCCTTCTGGCGCTGCTCCTGTGGCGGAACCTTCCTGCATCCGCGGCCAGCACCCACGGCGCTCCCGACGATCTATCCGGAAAATTACTACAGCTATAATTTCCAGGACAAGCTCGGCCCGTTAGTCATGCGCTTCAAATCCCTCACCGAGCGGGCCAAGGTCGCTGCCTATACCCCCTACCTGCGACCGCAGGCCCGCGTCCTCGATATCGGCTGCGGGGACGGACACGTATTGCGCCAACTCGATGACAACTACTCGCCACCGCTGGATCTCGAGGGTGTCGAATTTTCCGAACATGGCGTCGCGGCAACACAATCACTTGGCTATCGCGTGCACGTTGGGCCGATCGAAGAAGTCGAACTTCCCGAGGCCGCCTTCGATCTCGTGATCATGAACCAGCTGATCGAGCACGTCCGCGACCCGAAAGCGGTGCTGCGGAAAATCGCCAGGGCACTCGCGCCCGGCGGCCATCTTTTCATCGAAACACCGAATATCGATTCTCTCGACGCGCGTCTGTTCCGGAAGCGCTACTGGGGGGGGTACCACCTCCCCAGGCACTTCCATCTTTTTGATACTGTTTCCCTCGGCCGCATCGTGGAAGAATCCGGCTTGCGGACGATCTCGCAAAAACCCCTCGTCTGCCCGCAATTCTGGATCATTTCCGTACAAAACTGGCTCAAGGACCGCGGCGCTACGAAACTCGCGGAATGGATCAGTCCCTTCAATCCCCTCTTGCTGGCACCCGCCACCGTGATCGAACTCATTCACCAGCGGGTCTCATGGACTTCCAACCAACAAGTGGTGGCTCAGGCCGCTTCCTCAGCGCAAGGTAAATCATGA
- a CDS encoding acyltransferase translates to MPWERGISARGDKLKGFGVRSNRPHGKHPIDVPQNLRDSARIDPNSTSKATLRTAPTGHLRCLDGLRGTAAMLVVITHCCGGLVRTPEMEWLLYQTPLRLIIAPSGAVQIFFVLSGWVLAASLSRTSLGTGTLPYLVRRILRIQPPYIFGLLLAWGLSFFYLSPQAATGLNGWLRSFLPVHLEPFVLLRELLIPGSADNQLPVGWSLYVEIVFSFLMPLMWLITKRLHWVLLLPLLGYAYSGAADFRVLQWSFDFVFGLVLFAERERLARWIEILPGVLQIGLVLLGLALFAAPTSLIKTPPEILRVATGCALCLLAALYIPSVRRIFETRPLTKLGQVSYSLYLVHFPILLLMAPHITSAATPWRNLLAVLITVVPLSLLASELGYRLIERPSIQFGRWCSKRLSPGSFQSPQ, encoded by the coding sequence TTGCCATGGGAGAGAGGTATATCTGCGCGCGGCGACAAACTGAAGGGTTTTGGGGTCCGCTCAAATAGACCGCATGGGAAACACCCCATTGACGTCCCGCAAAACCTGCGCGACAGTGCGCGCATCGACCCCAATTCCACATCCAAAGCGACACTCAGGACTGCCCCGACAGGCCATCTCAGATGCCTGGACGGACTCCGGGGCACCGCGGCGATGCTCGTCGTGATCACCCATTGCTGTGGTGGGCTCGTACGCACGCCCGAGATGGAATGGCTGCTCTATCAAACACCCCTGCGACTGATCATCGCCCCGTCCGGGGCAGTCCAGATTTTCTTTGTGCTGAGTGGCTGGGTTCTGGCCGCTTCGCTTTCGCGGACCTCGCTGGGAACGGGGACCCTCCCCTATCTGGTTCGTCGGATTCTCCGCATTCAACCGCCCTATATCTTCGGCCTTCTTCTCGCCTGGGGCCTGAGTTTCTTCTATCTGTCGCCCCAGGCCGCCACGGGCTTGAACGGGTGGCTCCGAAGCTTTCTTCCCGTGCACCTGGAGCCGTTCGTTCTCCTTCGAGAACTGCTGATCCCAGGGAGTGCCGACAACCAACTGCCCGTGGGTTGGTCGCTATATGTCGAGATCGTCTTCTCGTTCCTGATGCCCTTGATGTGGCTGATCACGAAAAGACTGCATTGGGTCCTGCTGCTTCCGCTGCTTGGCTATGCCTACAGTGGTGCTGCGGACTTTCGCGTCCTGCAATGGTCTTTTGATTTCGTGTTCGGCCTCGTCCTGTTCGCCGAACGCGAACGTCTTGCGAGATGGATCGAGATCCTTCCCGGCGTTCTACAGATTGGCCTGGTCCTGCTCGGACTCGCGCTCTTTGCTGCGCCGACCAGTTTGATCAAAACGCCGCCCGAGATTCTACGTGTCGCCACGGGCTGTGCCCTCTGCCTGCTGGCCGCACTCTACATCCCGTCGGTGCGACGAATCTTTGAAACGCGCCCCTTGACCAAACTCGGGCAAGTCTCTTATTCGCTCTACCTCGTCCACTTCCCGATTCTCCTTCTGATGGCACCGCATATCACCAGTGCCGCAACACCTTGGAGAAATTTACTCGCCGTGTTGATCACGGTCGTGCCGCTGAGCCTGCTCGCAAGCGAGCTGGGATATCGCCTGATCGAGAGGCCCTCGATCCAATTCGGTCGATGGTGCAGCAAACGGCTCAGCCCCGGATCATTCCAGTCGCCGCAGTAG
- the eat gene encoding ethanolamine permease: MATNTELKRELGPVMLWGLGVGYVISGMYFGWNLGLPEAGPYGMLLATVMVTIMYVTFTLSYSELACAIPKAGGVFVYADRALGRNLGFLGGVAQIVEFVFAPPAIAAAIGAYLNIKFPEVDVWIFAVGAYVLFTGLNIWGVKLSAIFELIVTVLAVIELLIFAGVTGPHFSFEAFSRNPLPNGWGGAFAAIPFAIWFYLAIEGLANVAEETHNPQRNISIGFGSAMGTLVMLAFLTFFCSVGVNGWETVVFEPGSSELSDSPLPLAMGHLVGRDSFLFALLINVGLLGLIASFHGIILVAGRATFEFGRVGYAPKFLGRTHPTRKTPAAALVLNMLVGFGALLSGRTGDIITMAVFGALTLYVVSMLALFALRRKEPELERPYLAPWYPLVPGVALALALLSLVALAYQNQKVALLYGGILGMAFAWFVFMVPGTDRQAEPISGSGS, encoded by the coding sequence ATGGCAACCAACACGGAGCTGAAACGAGAGCTGGGTCCCGTGATGCTCTGGGGTCTGGGCGTCGGATACGTTATTTCGGGGATGTACTTTGGGTGGAACCTCGGCCTGCCGGAGGCCGGTCCCTATGGAATGTTGCTCGCCACGGTGATGGTCACAATTATGTACGTGACCTTCACCTTGAGTTACTCCGAGCTGGCCTGTGCGATCCCCAAGGCTGGTGGCGTATTTGTATATGCGGACCGGGCCTTGGGTCGAAACCTGGGATTTCTGGGAGGCGTGGCGCAGATTGTCGAGTTCGTATTCGCGCCGCCGGCGATCGCAGCGGCAATCGGCGCCTATCTGAATATCAAGTTCCCCGAGGTGGATGTCTGGATATTCGCTGTGGGTGCTTATGTTCTTTTCACGGGGCTGAATATCTGGGGCGTGAAGCTCTCGGCGATTTTCGAATTGATCGTGACGGTGCTGGCCGTGATCGAGCTTCTGATTTTCGCCGGAGTGACCGGCCCGCATTTCAGCTTTGAAGCCTTCAGCAGGAACCCTCTGCCCAACGGTTGGGGCGGGGCGTTTGCCGCGATCCCCTTCGCCATCTGGTTCTATCTTGCGATCGAAGGGCTGGCCAATGTGGCCGAAGAAACTCACAACCCGCAGCGCAATATCAGCATCGGCTTCGGCTCGGCGATGGGGACTCTGGTGATGTTGGCCTTCTTGACCTTCTTCTGCTCGGTAGGCGTGAACGGTTGGGAGACAGTGGTCTTCGAGCCGGGGTCCAGCGAGCTGTCGGACTCGCCTCTGCCCCTCGCGATGGGGCATCTGGTCGGGCGGGATTCCTTTCTCTTTGCCCTGCTGATCAACGTAGGATTATTGGGGCTTATCGCCTCATTCCACGGCATCATTCTGGTTGCGGGGCGTGCGACGTTCGAGTTCGGCCGGGTGGGGTATGCGCCCAAGTTTCTTGGCCGGACTCACCCCACGCGCAAGACGCCAGCGGCGGCTCTGGTGTTGAATATGTTGGTGGGCTTCGGCGCTCTGCTCAGTGGGCGCACGGGAGATATCATCACCATGGCGGTTTTCGGCGCCTTGACTCTCTATGTGGTCTCGATGCTGGCGCTCTTCGCCTTGCGTCGAAAAGAGCCCGAGTTGGAAAGGCCCTATCTTGCACCTTGGTATCCTCTGGTCCCGGGTGTGGCGCTGGCCCTCGCGTTGCTGAGCCTAGTGGCTCTGGCCTACCAAAACCAGAAGGTCGCCCTCTTGTACGGCGGGATTCTGGGTATGGCTTTCGCTTGGTTCGTTTTCATGGTTCCCGGCACGGATCGGCAGGCAGAGCCGATTTCCGGGAGTGGCTCGTAG